A stretch of DNA from Tachysurus vachellii isolate PV-2020 chromosome 4, HZAU_Pvac_v1, whole genome shotgun sequence:
AATTGTtatgaacttttccatgactTCAGAAGTACAACTGTTGCAAGTGCCAGatctgtgaggtgtgtgatggTTGTGCCACAGTTCAGTAACAAACAAATGATATTTTAACCAGGTATGGATAGATGTTTGTTACTAAACAAACAGCAGCTTGGTTATAAGTTATTTTTAATATGATTAATATTACAAAACATAAAGTATGTGAACTTGCTAAAGAAGTCTgtcaataaatatatagtataatgccatatttagttttaataaacaagaaatgttaaaaacagTATTAAAGCATAGTGCATAAAGGTATATATGGTCCAAGAAAGGAAAAGTAACCCAATCGTCTAtcacttttatttgtgtgtgaccTTTTTTTTCACTCCCTGTCATTTATTACTTGGTCTAAAATGAAATGTACACAATTTTCCTTACACCAAATGTAGTCATTTAGCAAAGACATGTCCAACATTTGCTCCTTTTGTTTTACACTGGAGCTACATGGCTAATGTAGCTAAGTAAGGAAACTTTTTCCTTAACTGAACACAGTAAGTGAAGTCCATTTAAAATGTGTCATGTTTTTTGGGAAATCTCATGTGCtctaaagagaaaaaatacTTTTGGTGAGTCTGGATCCTGTGAACATGTAAAGGACGCTGTATTAGTCATGTTAGTTATTTTTGGACCGTTCTGAGCACAGctgagtgttgtttttttttgagccaGAACAGTCTAAATGATGGCCACCTGTTCCCACTGGATGCTATGCATCTCCTGGTTTATTTAAGGGAAAGGTTTATCAGACATAACTTATCTATTTATCATTGTATTCATATGTTTGTTCCCATAATGATTGGATGCTTATAATTTATCAGCTGACTGTTATTGTATTTACTATTCATGTTTCCTTAAGGattgtaaacatatacatatataatacatgaTTACTGACACAGTTAAGAAAAGGAGCAATGTGTTCTCATCAGGTTTTAAGCACCACAATGCAAAACAATCTATTCATCAACACATGCTTAATGCAATGTGATTTATATTCTAACACATCAAATCTTGGTTAAATATGCAaggccattattattattattattattattattattattattattattattcaactGTGTCTCCGATTTCACTGTAAAGCATCACATAGACTCTATTTTTGTACATCTCTCCTGTAAAGGAATAAAGGTTTTGTACTGGAGAAAATGGCTGTGTGGCATGCTTATGAGCAAAAGGGAAAGATGTTGACTAAATATATCTGCAATATTCAATCTGTTCAGGAATGATATAGAGGATGATACCCATGTACATATAACATTGATAACTACGTGaataattaaattgtatttctaACCCCCTTTATTAACAGTCAGCAACTGtaagtaaaattaaatgaagaGAGAAGCTCACACTTATTTTTAGCTTaaacagttttgtttatttttcacaacaCACTCAACTTCTGATTAGCTTGCTTTTAAATTGGATGATGAGATAAGGCTCTTTGCGCTCCCTGTAGGCCATGAGCCTTGtgcagcattgtgtgtgtgtgtgtgtatatataaacagtCAGCAGATCATAGCGTAAACTACTAGTCACACAGACGGAGTTGATTATTTGATTAAAGACTATagattatatactgtagtgttacaGGCTGAGCAGACCTGTGCCCTATGCAGTAACAGGCAGTCTTTGAGCTGTAATTTGTGTAGCACCCATTTCATGTGGTGTGGCCTTCATGATtagttattttaaacacaagttTTGCTTTATGCCACATAACCAGTGATTTTAAAACAGCTCTTCTATGAAGACTACACTTTATTTACCACCTGCATCTAATCAGATTTATTATGCTGATTTTCTATTTTGAATCACAAGTTAGATTAATGTATCACTAAATTCATGTCACACTGTGTTATAGAATTCTGAGTATActgtacaataacaataatatataaagttACAGCGCCACCTGTTGGACTAGTGGTGAAAGTAACCTCATCATTAAGGCTCTTCTCAGTGTTAGCTATTGCAATAATACTCTACATAGAGCCCTGGGGGGTCAGAGTGGGTTATATTTGACAGGGAAAATAATTGGCATTTGATTAAACTTGTTTTGAATACATGTCACTACTGAACCCAGAGCTGACTGAAGTCAACGTGATAAAGCGCACCTGCTTCTTATTTTTCTGCAACGCGCTTATAATTTTGGTGCTTTTCGTTTTCCGTACATTTGCGAAACTGTTGTGGGCGCGGGATATTTAATAACAAATCATGGGACTTAAAGTATCATATTAGCACTTAGCGTATAAGTAAACTTAAAGTGTCATATTAGCACTtagcatataaataaataattaaatacggTATATTTCCGTTATAAATGATACTCTAACTTTAAATCCTAATGCTAGGCGGTTCTTTTAGCATTAGCCATTAGCTTTTAGTACTGTCTATCATAGCAACCGACATCTCTAAGGCAGAATGGTAAGTAAACACGTTTAATGTATATATTGATCGTTGTCACAGcaagtgaatgaataaaatccgTATTGAATGACGAATTGTTTTAGAGGAGAAGCTTTGCGCCCAGTCAGCTTGCCAAAAGAAAGCAGAGAGTCgattctgatgatgatgatgaagaagaagaagatgaagactgGGATCCTGAAATTGTAAGTAGATCTCTAAACGTATATCTGCACATATACATGCACTACACAGAGACGACGATGTAAAGCTGGTAAACTACATGTTTCAACAAAATTGAGCCGTTTGGAGTTTATCTTGAGCTccaattttttgtttgtcaatAACAAacaattgtttgttttgtttgtgaatAATTTGTTGTCAGTAAATATGCTGATGCTTTACTTTATAGATTCACTAGCTGAAAACTTTATCAATGGCTGGCTTCAAAAACTGTTTGTCTTTTCCCACATTTTGTAGTTTTGCAGCATGGAATTGAAGCTTATTGATTTAACTGGGATAAGCAGGTCATGCCTTTACACAGAATATCCTATAATATTCAATAAGGAGGGAAGACATTATtagtttgtaaaaaataaatataacattaaagTCATTCCCACTACTCTGAAACATAAAGGAACTGGAAAAAGACATTAATTTGTTACAGTGCTACATGTCTGTCCTGCTACTGAAGAATTACATATCAGCACATTTTGTCAGTAGTTCTGAAGTCAAGTCAAACCAAGTCACTTGATGATACTCCTGCTTCAGACTTTAAGGGTCTATATACAATACGCATTCATTGCATTTTTTGAAACGTAAAATGGGCTCATTCCATTTAggggatttaaaaacaaacaattaaagctAATACTCAGTCCATAAATAAACTAGTAACCAATGAAAGGAagctaaaaaaatctattagtTGATTTGTCGAAATCTATTAGTCGATGATGAACAaacacattgttgttgttttttgcaaATGTACAAAGTTTTAGAATTTTGAAATTCTAAAGATTCTAAAACATAAAATGGCAAATGTGCCTATCATTTAGTATTCAATTTTGTGATCTTAATCTTAGTGAGTCTCATCTCTTCCAGTGTAGCATGTGTTCAGATGATGCACAGATGTATTTGGTCTAAAATGGATCCACTGTCTTTGCACAATCTGAAGTCTGCGTAAGCTCATGTGCACACTGTCAATACAGACGCATTTTACTTCTGTTCTCAGACCTATGGccactttatatttaatacaatttacAGTATACACGTGCTGTAGGTCTAGTATTTTGGTTACACTGTATGTTTGCAGTGTAGAGTTCAATTTGGTTAAATATTATTTGCTGGCCTATTTGCTATGAagcatatattattaaatatactcTTACAGAAAAGCAAAAGGATTAAAGACTGCAGAGAAAGCTACATGTCTCCATATAGGAAGCCTCTGTCCCAGCTCACAAACCGGCCTCTGTGTGTGGACAGCAATGAGCATGTAAGGCACCACAAAACATTTTGTCAATTTTATGTGTGTAAATCATTATCAAGTttgacattaaattaaattaaagagcCTTAACCACATCCTCCATTGTTCAGTTAAACGTGTATAtctgaactatatatatatatatatatatacaactaTATTGTATTTATCACACGTTGCATACAAAAGTGTggtcatctttttttctttttttttaggaggCTTTTATTCGAAGTATCCTTTCAAGACCATTCAAGGTTCCCATCCCTAATTACACAGGTGTGCAGTGTGTACATTTCTACGTTATATGGTATACAGATATCTGACCATCATACGGATATAAgcttcttccccaaactgttaccacaaagtTAAAGCACGCAGTTGAATGCAATGTCTTTGTAAGCCTGTGCATTACAACTTCCTTTACTTGATGTAAAAGGTTTTAACCTGTTTGATCATAACAatacccctgtgcacaaagggAGATTCATGTAGGCATCATTTGCCAAGCTTGTAGTACAGACGGTCAAGTAAACAGCAAAGGGCCCTGATTCAACCACACTTTAAAGATAACATGGAATGCAGACTGTGTGCAAGTCCTATGTGCATGACCTCGGTATAGTAATGCTATAGTAGCTAAATGGACAGAAATTCTCACGGCCACTCTAACATGGGTATGATGGTCAGTtgtccacatactgtatttttgaCCATATTGTCTATCAGACTATATGAATGTGCTTCATGGGGTACATATCAGTTCTTTATATTGTGCATGTAAAAAACAGCTTTGAATGATTTGTCCGTTTTTTGGTAAACAGTAAATCATAGCTAATCAGCAAATGTAACAGGAAGATTAAAGATTAATAACAGGTTAATACAACATATAATCATTAAAACAATTATTGATCATAAACACACTTGCCAGTAAAAAAGAGGTATAGCCCTCTAAAATGGAAATGTTATTCTGTATTCTCTTACTTCAGGTCCGCTGGGTTTGAGAGCTCTGGGCTTGAAGAGGTCAGGCGTTAGGAAGGCTCTCCATGATCCTTTTGAAGATGGAGCTCTGGTTCTTTATGAGCCGCCAGCTTTGGGCGCTCATGACCTTATCAAAACAGACAAGTTTGTCATCAGTCATCTAACAGTTCAGCCTTGATTAAAATGCTCAGCTTTaattctccaaaaaaaaaaccttctattctcatttctgtgtttgttaaacTCTCATCATCCTGCAGGGACAAGCTTCCTGTGCACGTTGTGGTGGATCCGGTGCTTAGTAAAGTTCTTCGACCCCATCAAAGGGAGGTGAGCTATCATAGATTCTAGTCACATAGTTGCAGTCTCCATTTACCaatttctacagtatataatagaTAGGAACTTCTTTCTGTTTGGATTTAAATCTGATGTATTAacagatgtttttgtgtgtatagatCAGTAGAAGTGGTTCTGAGAGCTAGCTTACATAATACAgcttaaaagttttttattaatatttgcttatttttcttctgaaagactgaaatgttttatttagagTTGTGCTATTTTTGATACCTTTGTACATACATTGTATATAACACACCAGTAAAATGACAGTGAAACATATTTAAGGTCAATAATTAGGACATTGCTCAGTAACAAGCTATCACTGTTTTGTGATGTTTTCAGGGTGTGAAGTTTCTGTGGGAGTGTGTGACTGGGCGCCGTATCACTGACTCCTAtggctgcatcatggctgatgAGATGGGACTGGGGAAGACACTGCAGTGCATTACGCTCATGTGGACTCTCCTCAGGCAGAGTCCTGATCTCAGACCTGAGATTGATAAGGCCATTGTGGTCTCACCATCCAGCCTTGTCAGAAACTGGTATAATGAAGTCGCTAAGTGGCTTGGAGGACGTGTGCAGCCTGTGGCTATTGATGGTGGCTCCAAGGATGAGATAGACAGAAAGCTTGGTAAAAAATTGATTGTGTTGAGAGTTCTACTGCAGCAGCAACATGCACATGTCTTGCAGTTGTCTACACCTGGTATTTGCACCTATTGGTATTGATGTAATTAACATAATATTCTGTATTTCAGTGAACTTCGTTTCCCAGCAAGGTCTACGAGTTCCCACTCCCATTCTGATTATTTCATATGAAACGTTCCGTCTCCATGCTGAAGTTCTGCACAAAGGCAAAGTAGGACTGGTCATTTGTGATGAGGTATGAAATGTCTTCATTGCATGAATTAGTTGCATGTTGATCATATTGGCAATCCTTGCCTTTCTAAGTTAATTAAAGAGCTGCATATTGTTGAGCATACAGGTAGCAGCAGTTAGCCAGCTTGGGTAATGTCTGGGATTCCGATGTCATTAATGTTTGCTTAGGGTCACAGGCTGAAAAACTCGGACAATCAGACGTACCAGGCTCTGAATGCGATGCATTCTCAGCGCAGAGTCTTGATTTCTGGCACTCCCATTCAGAACGATCTGCTTGAGTACTTCAGCCTGGTGCACTTTGTCAATGCTGGCATCCTCGGTAAGTGGCtcagaaacatacagtataagttgGGATGATGTAAATCTGCCACGAGTCATTAAGTCCATTTTCTAATTGTATTACCACAAATTAGTCACCTCAGGTTGTCCAGGATAACTGCTGAACATGACGTCAATAATAAACTGCACATCTGCACCAATCTGAGATTTTACTTAAACCAATAGTGACGTGTTTGTACACTTCTCAACATGCAGCATATATCAGTGAAGACTAATGTGATTCCTTTGGGAAATTCTGATGGAATTATTGGACACCTGTTCAATCACATTCATATGTGCGTTTCGAGCTTCCCATTGCAGATGAAGTCCCCCTATGCTTTTATACTATCCTGCGCACTTCTCTGAAAGTTTTCCATTTCAGCATGGCTGTAGGAATTTCTGTCCATTCCTTGCGGTCACATGTTCTGTCACATGTTCTTTAGGCACAGCTCAGGAATTTAAAAAGCGCTTTGAGATTCCCATTCTGAAGGGCCGTGATGCAGATGCTAGTGATAAAGAGCGAGCTGTCGGGGAAGAGAAGCTAAAAGAGCTCATCAGCATTGTTAACAGGTGAGCTAAAGGTCACAGAGGCTTTTCAGTCACAGTGATGTCTTCCTGTTCTAACCTAAGTAagtataattactgtacatgtaaCAAACACAGGAGGTGTGTACAGTCACTCGTAATCTATGCTGTCATTAAGTGAGATTCTGGCTACTCTGCCTCTCTCCCATGACTTACACTCAGTGTTTTCTCACACTGTTTCTGTTATTTGTGTTTGACCTAGCACCAGAGAATTTTCTAACGGTCTAATttctttagtgtagtgtagtgtttctTTAGTGAAACATTTAGTGTAGATATGTAGGAGAgtcatttttaatgcatttaggAAACACCATTCCAGGCAAACTGAATGGAAATAGAATTTTTCccgttgtatttttttaaaaatattttttaggaGCCAATCCAAAATCAAATCCAATTCAAGATCCTATTTAAATGTACACAAGACACAATATATCCCTTTCATGGCCAAGCCTTTACTTTAAGTAGACGACTCGCATTCTTGCATTGTATCTATGTTTAGTTTATGTTTTCTGCCAGAAGGAATTACTTCTGTCAATCTTTGTGcataagaaaagaaatgaaaagaaaagacacacattatttttgcaCACTGCCAAGATAATATTTTGTGAGACCAGTGCTCAAGTCTAAGACATGTCTCAGGAGCAGACTACTCCATGGCTGGACTCCAAGTCCTACAGCCCTTAtaggaaaacaaaagaaaacaatggtGTAGgctttaattttttctttattattattattatttatttttttaaagaaagaaactgcAAATTATTGTAAATTATGTAGATGTCTCACCGGGTATGTGTATCTTAATACATGACCATATACACCTGACTGCAGGACAGTAATAAACACATCCTGCTGCACCCTTCTTGTTACAAGCAGATGGAACAGACTTCACTTTTTCCGGCACTGCACGTTTATTGATTGAGTCTTTTATGTCTCTGCAGGTGTCTGATCAGAAGGACCTCTGACATTCTGTCTAAGTATCTCCCTGTGAAGGTTGAGCAAGTCGTTTGCTGCAGGTAATGCATTTGCCTGCATCCTAATATTCCAATAGGAATAGTCACGAGACATAGAGTAACAATCAGCTTGTTGtcgtgtgcgcgtgagtgtgcgCCTAAAACAAATTGatgtaattaatattttgtttgtatatgtggaagaaaaaaaaatagaatttagtgaaatatattacacagattaatttttgttttgattgtgACATTACACCATTTAAATGTACACTGTATGCTTAGTTGCAGTATGTATGAATTATGTTTCACATTAAATTTTAAGATCAAGTCCTGTCTGTAATCCACCACTTGAAAAGTAGTGAAATGACTTTTTAGTATTATGCTCTATAAAATTCAGCCCCCTTAATATTCTTTATCTATTATTAAACATACTGTGCATGTATTATTTTAACAGTTATTGTAAGTTATCATTTTTTAAGGTTTTCCTTTGCTTTTAACTCTGCAGGTCTTTACatcttcttgttgttgttgttgttattagtaGCAgcagtgttcatgtgtgtgtcacttGCTGTGCAGACTAACTCCTCTGCAGAAGGAACTCTATAAGCTGTTCCTGAAGCAGGCAAAGCCAGTAGAGACTCTACAGCAGGGCAAAATCAGTGTTTCCTCACTGTCCTCTATCACCTCACTCAAAAAGCTGTGCAACCGTGAGTGTGAACACATCTGCTTCTTCATAAACATTCATATTTTCCCCTCTTACTTCACCTGGATTGTATTTTTTACTGCAATGAAGTTATAAATGTAGATATGCGTAAGTGGAAAAGGTAATAAAGCAcagcaaagatttttttttcaattataaatcattttgtgATTGTTTCATTTTGACTAACTGGGTTGTGTTTAAATTTGGTTTCCATGATGATAATGGTGTAAATGCTGATTTAATTAATTACCAACACTAAATAAACTgttatttccttctttcttcaGACCCCTCACTGATCTATGAGAAGTGTGTGGAGGGGGAGGAGGGCTTTGCTGGGGCATTGGAGCTTTTCCCAGCTGGTTACTCAACTAAAGCTGTTGAACCACAGCTTTCAGGTCAGCTGTGTGTCCTACATGTGTGCGTCCTACATGTGTGTCTTAGgtgttatacgtgtgtgtgcttgcatgtgtacatgtgttaaATGATGAAGTTTATTACTTTGATTCAGGGAAGATGCTGGTGCTCGACTACATTCTGGCTATGACACGGACAACAACCAGCGATAAAGTGGTGCTTGTGTcaaactacacacagacactggacCTGTTTGAGAAGCTGTGTCGTGCTCGCAAGTGAGAGCCACATCCACACATTTTATTCagcttttaatttcattttgattagTAAATGAAAGTATAATAAGACTCTTATAGGTCTTATAGGTTAAGAACAATGATGATACTAATACCAGCATCAGTACTGAAATGATAGTGataatacaaatgaaattatattaatgcttttttaatttgtgaaaTATTATGGAATAGTAtgttcattgatttttttctttaataaaaacgaGTCACATGCAGAAACATTCAGTTTTAAATCGTCCACACCCGTGCCATGCCATTCATTTAGAAATAAGCACAGATATGCAATActgtttgtttcattatttgcatatattaaaaatgtatttattattattgaaatttACTTCTATATAgtagagaaatatatatttagatgaAGTAACAGTCAAAAGTAGCATTTCATTGCATGCTGTAATCTGTGATTGTGTATAAGTTCAGTTAAACTttagtttatattatttctgtatacaaagacattttgcAAACTGTTATTGTTTAACATGTTTCACTTATGCTGCTAATCCACTGTcggtttgttttattgttgattTAGATATCTGTATGTAAGACTGGATGGAACAATGTCTATCAAAAAGAGAGCCAAGATTGTTGAAAGATTTAACAGTCCTTCTGTAAGTCCtaatttttaatgatttcaAATTCCCTTCATTCTttagcagatgcttttatctAGAGAAAAAATCTGACAAAGCAGAATCAAGAATTTGATTTAGATTCCTAATCACAGAGTAGCACAGCACAATCTTTATGATTACAGTGGCAGGTCTTAGAAGCTATAAATCCATAGCATCCATGTGAGATTATCTGTTGAAACGTAGACATGAACTGGTTTAGGGTGTTGGACCATCCACAGGAGCAGAATATAGAGCTGGTAAAGGAGCTGTAGGTGCAGAATGTACTGTAGCTGCTGGAAACACAATTACTTTATTCACATATAATCTACTAAACATGCAGTTTAAAGAAAGTGGCATTTTCCCATTCTCTACTTTTCTAGAGCCCAGAGTTCATCTTCATGTTGAGTAGCAAGGCCGGTGGCTGCGGCCTGAACCTTATTGGGGCAAATCGGTTGGTGATGTTTGACCCAGATTGGAATCCAGCCAATGATGAACAGGCGATGGCGAGAGTGTGGCGTGATGGCCAGAGAAAAACGTGCTACATCTACAGACTGCTCTCAGTGAGTGTGTTCATCAAGCATTAATACACAGTTGTGCCTCTCTGAGCCATTatgaacatatttaaaatgtacatagtTACAATTGTAAAAAGATGCAGTATGCAACCGGaaatacatgttttttataTCGAAACACAGTCTGGCCTTTGATGCCTCTCATGCCACTGCGATTTGGCAgtgattttataatattttatctatTACCTCCTtaccaccttctctctctctcttcacaaaGCACTTACAACCGAGACAACTTAAATAAAAACGAAATgtatcctaaaaaaaaattagcaattATGGGATTTACTTTacagatataaaaatgtatattttttattttatatgttgtCAGAATGATTAAAAAGGTGTAAAGCAGAATTGAGAAGTATCCaacaacattttataaaaattgtATGTACTTAATTTAAGGCTGAGGTAAGGAAATCTTATCTTATATAAGGCTTGTGATTGAATTATCTTGAGCACTCACgctaaatattataaacaggttacatgtacagtatgtttcatatttatttcatatatatttcacactattcatttgtgtgtgtgtagacagggaCTATAGAGGAGAAGATCCTACAGAGGCAGGCTCATAAGAAGGCACTGAGCAGCTGTGTGGTGGATGAAGAGCAGGATGTAGAGAGACATTTTTCTCTGGAGGAGCTGAGGGAGCTGTTCACTCTCAACGAGGACACATTCAGCGACACTCACGACAGGtgcacatacacaatacacaagcaCAACACAGTTCAGACCTGAACAGATGCATGTTTTAATAAtccaaattattttttcttatattgttatattaactaatatatatatatatatatatatatatattagttatattaaCTATATCATTAATTACCTTCATGATCATAAAGCCATGCAACAGATTTGAAGTACTGAAAGTTTAAAGATGGTGGAGATAACTAGACCAAGGATATGTTAGTGGTGTAACATTagcatttatttctctctcaagGTTTCGATGTCAGCGCTGTGTAAACGGGCGTCAGGTTCGTCCTCCTCCCGAGGATTCGGACTGCACAAGCAACCTGTCGTGCTGGCATCACTGTGCAGATAAACGAGGGCTGAAGGACGCAGTGCTCCAGGCCTCCTGGGACAAAGCTGTGACCTTTGTCTTCCACCAGAATTCCCACCATGACCAAAGAGGAGTCGTCTGAACACTGTACATCTGAACACTGTAATCATGTCGAACCGCATAACGAATCACATGCAGCTGTGGCTGACTCGTTCTGTAATTGTATATAGCTGCTGAGTTGAAGGACATCATATCAAGATGATATCTGAAAGACAGTCACATGGGCAAGGTGATTCCTGTATAATTATTTGTTGttctgttcatttc
This window harbors:
- the rad54l gene encoding DNA repair and recombination protein RAD54-like; amino-acid sequence: MRRSFAPSQLAKRKQRVDSDDDDEEEEDEDWDPEIKSKRIKDCRESYMSPYRKPLSQLTNRPLCVDSNEHEAFIRSILSRPFKVPIPNYTGPLGLRALGLKRSGVRKALHDPFEDGALVLYEPPALGAHDLIKTDKDKLPVHVVVDPVLSKVLRPHQREGVKFLWECVTGRRITDSYGCIMADEMGLGKTLQCITLMWTLLRQSPDLRPEIDKAIVVSPSSLVRNWYNEVAKWLGGRVQPVAIDGGSKDEIDRKLVNFVSQQGLRVPTPILIISYETFRLHAEVLHKGKVGLVICDEGHRLKNSDNQTYQALNAMHSQRRVLISGTPIQNDLLEYFSLVHFVNAGILGTAQEFKKRFEIPILKGRDADASDKERAVGEEKLKELISIVNRCLIRRTSDILSKYLPVKVEQVVCCRLTPLQKELYKLFLKQAKPVETLQQGKISVSSLSSITSLKKLCNHPSLIYEKCVEGEEGFAGALELFPAGYSTKAVEPQLSGKMLVLDYILAMTRTTTSDKVVLVSNYTQTLDLFEKLCRARKYLYVRLDGTMSIKKRAKIVERFNSPSSPEFIFMLSSKAGGCGLNLIGANRLVMFDPDWNPANDEQAMARVWRDGQRKTCYIYRLLSTGTIEEKILQRQAHKKALSSCVVDEEQDVERHFSLEELRELFTLNEDTFSDTHDRFRCQRCVNGRQVRPPPEDSDCTSNLSCWHHCADKRGLKDAVLQASWDKAVTFVFHQNSHHDQRGVV